Sequence from the Microbacterium dextranolyticum genome:
CACACTGTCGGGGACGACGACCTCGCGTAGCCGCGGCATGCTGTTGAACGCCCCCGTGCGGATATCGCGGAGCCCCTCGGGCAGCACGACCCGCTCGAGACTGCCGTTGCCGCGGAACACCTGCGCATCCAGCACCACCGTGCCCGGCGCCACCGCGTACGACGTGTCGGTCTTGGTGGGCAGGTAGAGCTTCAGATGGACGCCGTCGGACTCGCGCCCGTACAGCACGTTCTCATCAGTGAAGTAGGTGGCGTTGTGCCGGATGCCACGGTGAGCTCGCGCAGCCGGGGCAGCCCCGTCAGCGCGTTCTCGCCGATCGACGCGACGCCGGCGCCGAAATGCACCCGCAGGAGCGCCGTGCTGTTGAGCAGCGCCGACTCGCCCACCGTCCTCACCGAGTCCGGCGTCACGAACGAGGCCAGCGACGTGTTGGCTTGGAACGCGTACGCGCCGATCTCCACGAGGGCGTCGCCGAGGTCGACATCGGTCAGGCGCTCGGCGTCGGCGAAGGCGAAGTCGCCGATGCTCTGCACGTGGCCGAGGGCGAGCCGCGTCAGCGCGGCCGATCCCGAGAACGCGCCGCGCTCGATCTCCCGCAGCGAGTCGGGGGCCACGAACTCGGCGATCCGGGTCTGCTGCAGCGCGTTGGCGCCGATCGTGACCAGGCCGTCCGGCAGACGCAGGCTCGTCGCCGGAACACCGTAGCCGGCGAAGGCCGCGATGCGCCGAGTCCCCTCGGGCACCACGATCGCGCCGTCGACGAGGTGGACAGCGGGGTACGCCACGAGGGTCTCACCGGACTTGTCGTAGAGCAATCCGCCCCGCGCGCTGTACGACACGGCGTCGTCGGGCACGATGAACTCGCGCAGTGACGGGTTGGCCGCGCCGTCGGCGTTCGCCGCGAAGACGCCCACGAGAGCGCCGGCCTCGATGTTCCGCCCGACCGTGACCGACTGCAGGTCTCGGTTGTGCGCGAACGCCGCCCGCCCCACGACACGGAGGGTGTCGGGCAGCACGAGCGAGGTCAGCGCCGTCTGAGTGAAGGCCTGCGTCCCGACCTCGCGCACCGCACCCAGGTCGAGCGTGCGCAGCGGGGCCCCCGAGAAGGCGCCCGCACCGACGGTTTCGGTGGCCGCCGGGAGGGTCAGCTCCCGCAGACGGGTCGAGATGAAGGCGCCTTCGCCGATCGTGCGCAGGGCGGTCGGCAACGACACGTGCGTCAGCACGAGCGCCTGCCCGAAGGCGTAGGGGCCGATCTCGGTGACGGCGTCGCCGAACCCGACGCGCTCGAGACGGGTCGTTCCGTTGAACGCCCGCTCGGGCACCACGGTGAGGGATGCCGGGAGGTCGACCTCGCGCAGCGATGTGGTGGAGAACACCCCGACGCCCAGGTGCGCGATCGTGTCGGGCAGATCGACGTACGTGAGCCGCATGCTGCGGTTGAAGGCGTTGTCGCCGATCCAGGCCAACCGGCTCGCGCGGCCCGCGGCGGCGTCATCCTCGATCTCGACCCGCTCCAGCAGCGGCATCTCGCGGAACGCGTCGTCGCCGATGCGCTCGACCGAGGCGGGCAGGCGGATCTGCGTGAATCCGGCCTGGGCGAAGGCGCCCGCACCGATCTCGCGCACGCCGTCGGGGACGGAGATCACCGAGCGGGTGCCGGTGTAGCCCTGCAGCACGCCGTCGCGGACGACGAAGTCGGCGGCATCCTGCTGACGCACCTCGACGTCGGCGCTCGCCGAGACCTCGGTGCCGTCCGTGCGGGAGGTTGCAGCCGTCACCCGCGTGCGCCCGACGGCCGCGCCCGTGACGGTGCCGTCGGCATCCACGCTCGCGATCGTCTCGTCGTCGCTTCGCCACGTGACGGGCCGGTCGCGCAGCGAGGGCGCGAGCAGGGCCTGCAGCGAGCCGTGGGCCTTCTCGGTGATCACGAGCGTCTCGGGTCGGACGACGATGCCGTTCTCTTCGGAGACGTCGGCGACCGTGACGTCGACCGTCGCCGAGACCGCGTCTCCTCCGGCGGTCGGGGTCGCCGTCACCGTGATCGTCGTCGTGCCCGCCGCGACGCCGTGCGCGGTGCCGTCGGCGTCGACCGTGGCAATGCGGTCGTCGGCGGAGGACCACGAGAGATCCGCGGGGACCGCGTTGGACGGCTGCACCTCGGCATCCAGTCTCATCGTCTGGCCGGGCGCGAGCGACACGTCGGAGGTCGTGACGCGGATGCCGGTGAGGGGGCTCTCCTGCAGGGTGATCGGCAGCGGGCGCGCCGCGTTGAGCCCGTAGTCCCAGACGTAGAGCACGGCCGAGTCGGGAAGGGCGCGGTGGGTGCCGAGTTGGCTCTCCGAGTAGTCCCATCCGGAGCGGATGGTGCGCAGCGGAATGGTCGCCTCGAAGGTGTTGCGCCCGTTCGCCGTCCGCACCGGCTCAGCGCCCAGCGTGCGGGAGAAGTATCCGGCACCCGGGTACTCCTGCAGGTCGAAGGCGGCGATCCAGGTGTCATCGCTCACGACGATCGACAGCGCCTGGTCGTCGCCCGTGCCGACGAGTTCGGCCTTCTCGATGACGGCGGGGGTGTTGTCGTAGGTGAACGACGCCTCGTGGTGGTGCTCCGCCGGAGTCGGACCGGCGGTGGTGGCCGTCTGCTCGATCGTGTAGCGCCCGGGCTGCAGCTCGGTGCCGTCCGCACCGAACGCGCCGAACACCGGGGCGGGGTTCAGGAACGCCTCACCGTAGAGCACGTCGCCGACGCGGGAGTTGTAGCTGGACTTACGGGTCTGGGCGTCGTCGTACGACCGGATGACGTTGTGGTCGGCATCTCGCACCAGCCGGTAGTTCAGCTGGTCGGCGCTGCGCAGCATTCCCGTGAGCGTCTGCACGCGCACGTTGCTCACGTCGTACCGTGTCGGCGAGACGACCGCGCGCGACGGATCGACCGCTGTCGGGTCGATCAGAGCGAGCGCCGCCCGGTCGGAATCGAGCGGGTTGACGCCGAGAGGCGCGCCGGTGGCGGCGTTGACGAGCGCGTTGCCGTAGAGGTGCGGGGTACCGCCCGTGCGGTCGGCGTCGAACACCGGCGCCGCGCTCCAGTCGCCGTATAACCCGAGGTAGGGGATCGTGAGGGTCGGCACGTCGGTGCCCCGCAGGGTCACGAAGCCCTCGACGAAGGCACCGTTGACGGCCGCAGCCACCGCCTGCGCGAAGGCCGGTCCGACCCGCAGCGACACCTCGACCGTGGTCGACCCGCCGGCGGGCACCGTGACGACATCGCCCGCGACCGCGTCGCCGCCGAGGGTCACCTCGATGCCACGGCCCGCGTAGTCGGTGGCGTGGCTCTGGAAGAGCCCGTCGGCGATGCGCTCGGACAGCGCCGACACGTCGACGGTGTACGCGCGCGGGGCGGCCGAGCCGTTGTGCGCCGTGAAACGGAACGAGAACCGCCCGTCGCCGCTCTCGCCGAGGGATGCCGAGGGGCGCGCCTGCTCGGCGGCTCCGTCGACCGTGAGCCACACCGGCGTGGTGATCGCGGCCGGCACGTTCGCGATGCCGGCGCCCTGCTTGCGGGGCAGGTACGGCACGCCGGGGGCATCCGCGTCGATCACCGGCACCGCGGTGTTCATGATCAGCTGCATGGCGCGCGTCGCAGCATCCTGCGCGCCGAGACGCTGCCCACCGATGCCCTCGGTCATCAGGTGCTGCTTGACGACGGCGAGCAACCCCGTCGTCTGCGGCGTCGCCATCGAGGTTCCCGAGAGCCAGTCGTACCCGCCGCCGAGCACGGCGGAGTAGATGTTGCCGCCGGGCGCGGCGACGTCGCGCTTCAGCTGCAGATCAGGGGTGACGCCGAGGCTCGAGAACCACGACGCGCGATAGGCCGTGCTGGGGGCGTCGATCTGGTCGGCCGCGACGACGAGCGTCCGGTCGGACGAGGCGAGGAGCGCGTCGCCGTCGGCGCGCGAGACGAGCGCGACGGGGAAGCGCGAACCCGTCAGCGCGGGCGTGGTCAGCCGCGAGGCGTCGACGTTATCGAGGATCAGGAGGGCCTGGGGCAGCGCGCCGTCGAAGGCGTACGTGGCGGCATCCACGGCGTCCTGGAACGTGATCGGCGAGCCGTACTGCGTGCCTCCGCGACGGATGACGACGATCAGCTGCGAGACGTCCTGGCCGGTGCGTCGGAGCTCGGCGGCGAGCGCACCGAGGTCGTCGTGGCTGCCCACCCCCGCCGCGACGTAGCGGTGCGTTCCGGCCGACAGGTCGGAGAAGGGGGCGATCCCGCCCGCACCCTCGGTCGCGGGCTTCGCGGGGGCGAAGTAGACGTGGCGGCCGTCGGAGGCCCGCAGGTACGGGCGCACCTCGGCGTTGTCGATACTGGCGACGGAGAGGTTCGGGACGTAGCTCGACGGGTCGGAGACGATGCCCCGGTCGGGGTCGCTCGCAAAGGCGAGGCCCTTGCCGCTCTTGTTGGCGACGGCCGAGTCGACCGAGTTGCCGGCGGCGGCGTTGACGATCACGCCGTTGTCGCGGAGGGTCTGGTAGATCCGCCCGTACACTCCCGTGCGGTCGACGCTGTAGCCCGCGTCGGCGCCGAGGGAGAGGTTCACGACGTCGGGGCGGACGACGGCCGCGTCGTCGAGGGCGGCGAGGATGGCGCTGTCCTTCGCGCCGCCGTTGAGGTCGTCGAAGACCTTCTGCACCATGATCTGGGCGTGCGGGGCGGTGCCGCGGATGCGGCCCGCGTCAGCGGCGGCGATGCCCGCGACGTGCGTGCCGTGCGTCATGTCGCCGCCCGTGGACGGAACCACGTTGTCGTCGCCGTCGGCGTAGTCGTACGCGAAGGGGATCTTCGTGTCGACGAAGCGCGCGCCCGCGCCCTGGCCGAGTTCGCCGCGCAGCGCGTCGAGACCGGACGCGCTCAGCCGCGCAGTCGAGGCATCGAGCGTGCCCGAGAACGCCTCGTGATCGACCTGGAGGCCCGTGTCGATGATGCTGACGAGCATGCCGTCGCCGAGGGCTCCCACCTGGTCGGCGCCCGTCATCGCGAGAGAGGTCCAGTTCGCCACCTCGTCGCTCTCCGTCGCGAGCGAGGTCACCTCGGGGGGCGCCGGGATGCGGTAGGTCGTCTCTTCGAAGGCGGCACCGACGTTCGCTGCGGTACGGATCGTGTCGAGCGCCCAGCGCGGCGCGCGCACCGCGAGGCCCGAGAAGGCGTGCCGGTACTCGTGCACGAACGACACCTCGGCGTTCGTGTGCCCGTCACTCGATGCCGCGTCGCGCACGTCGCGCTCGATCGCCTGCTTGGCACGATCGACCCCCCACCAGGCGGTGTCGGCGATCTGGACGATCGTCGTCACGGTCTCTTCGGGGTCGGGCTGCGCGATGCGCGGCAGGCCGCCCGGCGCGGGCGTGGTGGCCTGGCCGACGGGCGCGGTGGCGGCATCCGTCGACTCGGCGGGGGCGGTCGCATCGGCCGTCGCGGCCGTCGGTGCCTGCACCTCGCCGGCCGGCTTGAGCAGGTCGTCCTGCGCCGGGGCTGCGTCGGGAGCGGCGGCCGCCGACGAGGCGGAGGGTGCGATGAGCAGTCCCACGCCCAGCGTCCCCGAGACGAGAGCCATGACCGTCGTCGTGGCGATCGCGGCGCGTCCGCGCCGGCCTCGGTGCGTCGATCTGTGGGGTGGGCGGAATCTGATGCGGGGGGAACGTGTGGCACGTTCAGGAATCCTACAGAGTAAGGTCAGCCTTACCTAACCACTTTCGGAGGGGTTTCATAGCCGTCTCCCCTCGGTGTTTCCGCCGACCGCGGAGCGCGATGGGCGACGCGGCGTCAGAGGCGGAGGACCTCGAGGACGCGCACCACGGCGGTGCCCTCGTCGACGGATGCCGCGAGATCCACCTCGGCGCGGATACGCCAATCGTGGTCGCCGGCCGGGTCGTCGATCACCTGCTCGACACGCCAGATTCCCGCCGCGCCGGCATCCGAACGGTCGATCAGGCACAGTCGCGGCGAGCGCGCCGGACCGCCCGTGAGGATCTCATCGTGCTCGTCGTAGTACCGATCGAGGATGCCCGGCCAGTCGATCCCGGGGTCGAGGGCGACGAGCGCGTCGTCGTCCTGCCGCGCCGCCAGCTGCACCCGGCGGAACAACTCGTTGCGCACCAGCACGGTGAAGGCGCGCTCGTTCGTCAGGATCGACGGCGGCGCCGGGGGCACGACCGGGGCGCCGTCTTCGGGCAGGTGCGCGTTCGGGTCGATGAGGGCGGCCCACTCGTCCACGAGGCTCGAATCGACCTGCCGGACGAGTTCGCCCAGCCACTCGATGACGTCCAGGAGGTCGTCGGTACGGGCATCCGCCGGCACCGTCTGCCGGATCGCCCGATAGGCGTCGGACAGGTAGCGCAGCACGAGGCCCTCGCTGCGCTGCAGCTGATAAAACGAGACGTACTCGGCGAACGACATGGCGCGTTCGAACATGTCGCGCACGACCGATTTCGGACTCAGCTCGAAATCGCGTACCCACGGCTGGCTCGAGGCGAACACCTCGAACGACTGGGCGAGGAGCTCTGCCAGCGGCTTCGGATGGGTGATCGCCTCGAGCAGCGCCATCCGCTCCTCGTACTCGATGCCGTCGCGCTTCATCGCCGCGACCGCCTCGCCGCGGGCCTTGAACTCCTGCTGGGACAGGATCGCCCGCGGGTCGTCGAGCGTCGACTCGATGACGCTCACCACGTCGAGAGCGTAGTGGCCGGTGCCGGTGCCGGTGGTCGCGGCGGCGCCCTGTTCATAACTCCGGAACGACGGCTCGGATCGCCCGGAATCGGCGTCAGCAGAAGGATCCGCACCGACTTCTCCGGAGTTGTGAACGCCCAGCCCCCGACCCGCGACCGCTCCGCCGCCCGGCGGCACGTCGTCATCGGGCGAGAGCAGCTCGATCGCGGCGAGCGCGAAGGGCGACAACGGCTGGTTGAGCGCGAAATTCGGCTGCAGATCCACCGTGAGGGCGATGCGGGGGCCGGATGCCCCGCCGCGGTCGATCTCGACGATGCCGGCATCGACGAGTGTGCGGAAGATCGCGATCGCCCGCCGCGCGAGCCCGTACCGGCGGGCGCGCGGCTCGTGGTTGTCGAACACGAGCGACTGGACGTTCCCGAAGACGTCGCCGCCGCGCGCGATCACATTGATGAGCATCGCCGCGGTCAGCTTCAGCTGCGGCACGAGCGGCTCGGGAGGCGCCGCGATCAGCCGCTCGTACGAGCCCTCGCCCCAGTTCACGACCCCGGTCGGCGCCTTCTTGCGCACGATCTTCTTGCGCTTCGCGGCGTCGTCGCCCGCCTTCGCGAGCGCGACGGCGTTCTCGATCTCCCACTCGGGCGCCATGACGACGACGTTGCCGTGGGTGTCGTACCCGGCGCGGCCCGCACGCCCCGCGACCTGGTGGAACTCGCGCGCCGAGAGCTGGCGCATCTTCGTGCCGTCGTACTTGCTCAGGGCCGTGATCATCACGGTGCGGATCGGCACGTTGATGCCGACGCCGAGGGTGTCGGTGCCGCAGATGACGCGCAGCAGGCCCCGCTGGGCGAGCGTCTCGACGAGGCGGCGGTAGCGCGGCAGCATGCCGGCGTGATGCACGCCGATGCCCGCGCGCACGAGGCGAGACAGCGTCTTGCCGAACCCGGTCGTGAATCGGAATCCGCCGATCGCCTCGGCGATCTCGTCGCGCTGCGCGCGCGTGGTGAGCGTGACGGATGCCAGGGCCTGCGCCCGTTCGAGGGCCGCGGCCTGCGCGAAATGGACGATGTAGACGGGAACCTCGCGCTCGTCGACGAGCATCGTCAGCACCTCGTGCACGGGGCGGCGCTCGTACGAGAAGTGCAGCGGCACGGGCCGTTCGACCCCGGTCACGAGCGCGACGGGGCGCCCGGTGCGCCGCTCCAGGTCGCGGGCGATGTCGGTCACGTCGCCGAGGGTCGCCGACATCAGCAGGAACTGCGCGCGCGGAAGCAACAGCAGCGGCACCTGCCACGCCCACCCGCGGTCGGGGTCGCCGTAGTAGTGGAACTCGTCCATGACGACCTGGTCCACCGCGGCATCCGCCCCTTGCCGCAGCGCGATGTTGGCCAGGATCTCGGCGGTGCAGCAGACGATCGGGGCATCGGGGTTGACCGAGGAGTCGCCCGTCACCATGCCGACGTTCTGCGCTCCGAAGACCTCCACCAGTGCGAAGAACTTCTCGCTGACGAGGGCTTTGATCGGGGCGGTGTAGTAGGAGCGGCCTCCGGCGGCGAGGCAGACCGCGTGCGCGGCGATCGCGACGAGCGACTTGCCGGTGCCGGTCGGGGTGGAGAGGATGACGTTCGCCCCCGAGACCAGCTCGATGACCGCTTCGTCCTGCGCAGGGTACAGCGTGAGCCCGCGCCCGGTCGCCCACGCGACGAAGCCGTCGTACGCGGCATCCGCCGTCGCCCCCGCGGGCAGGAGTTCGGTCAGCGCCGCGGTGGAGGTCATGCCTCGAGTCTGTCAGGCCGGCGATGCGGGCGCGGTCGTCAGAGGCGCGCCGCCTTCGCCGCCACCACTCGCCGGGCGGCATCGTCGACCCGCTGCGCGAACGCGGGATCGCTCTGGGCCTTGGCGAGCACGGCGTCGTACATCGGGGCGAACACGCTCGGGTCGGCCGAGACGAGCACGAGGTCGACGCCGGCCGAGAGCGCTCCGACGGCACGGTCCGCCGGCGACCGGTCCTGCACCGCGACGGCCGCCGACACGTCGTCGGTCATGATGACGCCGCCGAAGCCCACGGTGCTGCGCAGCAGCCCGACGACATCGGGCGAGAACACCGCCGGGCCGGACGGATCGATGTTCTGATAGATCGCCGACGACACCATGACGACAGCCGGACCGCTGCGGGTCAGCGGGCCGTACTCCGTCACGTCGGGGCCGCCGGAGGTGACGGTCGTGTCGACCACGTCGGCCGTGACGTCGGTGTTGCCCGTGACGTGACCGAGACCGGGAAAGTGCTTGAACGTCGGCATGACGCCCGCGGCCCGCATGCCGGCGGCGAACGCCCCCGCCTTGGCCTCGACCGTCGCGGCGTCGTAGCCGTACTGCCGCCCCATGGCACCGATGGGTGCGTTGTCGAAGCGCGTGTCGGCGCTCGTGACGATGTCGGCGACCGGGGCGAGGTTCATGGTGACGCCGGCCGCGGCGAGCTGGCGCCCCCAGGTCGTCGCGGATGTCTGCAGCTGCGCGGCGGACTGGTCGGCCTGCCGGATCGCGTAGGGCATGTCGTCGAAGCCCGGCCCCTGAAGCACCTGGACCTCGCCGCCTTCCTGGTCGGTCGCGACCCACAGCGGGATGCCGCCGGTCGGTCCTGTCCCGGCGGGGGTGTCGGCGAGGGTCGTGAACTGCGCGACCACCGCCGCCACGTCGCTCGTCGCGCCGTCCGTGCGTCCGTGCAGGAAGATGCTGCCGGCGTGGCGGTCGGCGACGGCCGAGAGCGTCTCGGGACTCGCGGATGCCACCTGGGTACCGACCATGAACAGCTGGCCGACCCGCTGTTCGAGGCTCAGGCCGGCGATCGGATCGACGGTCGGCGACGGCGTGGGGGTGGGCGTCGGTGTCGGCGACGCGGTGGGAGCACTCGTCGACGGGCCCGGCACGGGGCCCGAGGCGGCACACCCGGCGAGGCCGGCGATCAGCGCGAGGCCGGCGACGGCCGCGAACGCCGGCGAACGGCGCCGCCCGGAGCGCGGCGCCGTGAGGGAGCGCGGCTGCGCGTCGAGGCGGCGGCGGGCACGCGAGCGGAAAGGCACGGCATCCATCATCGACCGCGCGCTCGGCGAGCGGAACCCCCGTGACGGACGACGGGCCGCGCGCACCGCCCATCCCCCCGGTGCGCGGGCCTGGTGGCGACTGCCGCGTCAGCCCGGCTCGGGCGCGTGCAGCCGGGCCAGGTAGCGATCGGCGCTCAGCGGTGCGCCGCGCCGGTCCGAGAGCGACACCACGATGGTCACGGCGGCGGCCAGCGGGATCGTCCACGCGGCCGGCTGGGCGAGCAGCGGGGCCGCCGCCCCCACACCGCCGACCGCGGCATGGACGAGCAGCGAGAGCCCGCACGCGAGGCCGCCGACGAGCATTCC
This genomic interval carries:
- a CDS encoding leucine-rich repeat protein — translated: MALVSGTLGVGLLIAPSASSAAAAPDAAPAQDDLLKPAGEVQAPTAATADATAPAESTDAATAPVGQATTPAPGGLPRIAQPDPEETVTTIVQIADTAWWGVDRAKQAIERDVRDAASSDGHTNAEVSFVHEYRHAFSGLAVRAPRWALDTIRTAANVGAAFEETTYRIPAPPEVTSLATESDEVANWTSLAMTGADQVGALGDGMLVSIIDTGLQVDHEAFSGTLDASTARLSASGLDALRGELGQGAGARFVDTKIPFAYDYADGDDNVVPSTGGDMTHGTHVAGIAAADAGRIRGTAPHAQIMVQKVFDDLNGGAKDSAILAALDDAAVVRPDVVNLSLGADAGYSVDRTGVYGRIYQTLRDNGVIVNAAAGNSVDSAVANKSGKGLAFASDPDRGIVSDPSSYVPNLSVASIDNAEVRPYLRASDGRHVYFAPAKPATEGAGGIAPFSDLSAGTHRYVAAGVGSHDDLGALAAELRRTGQDVSQLIVVIRRGGTQYGSPITFQDAVDAATYAFDGALPQALLILDNVDASRLTTPALTGSRFPVALVSRADGDALLASSDRTLVVAADQIDAPSTAYRASWFSSLGVTPDLQLKRDVAAPGGNIYSAVLGGGYDWLSGTSMATPQTTGLLAVVKQHLMTEGIGGQRLGAQDAATRAMQLIMNTAVPVIDADAPGVPYLPRKQGAGIANVPAAITTPVWLTVDGAAEQARPSASLGESGDGRFSFRFTAHNGSAAPRAYTVDVSALSERIADGLFQSHATDYAGRGIEVTLGGDAVAGDVVTVPAGGSTTVEVSLRVGPAFAQAVAAAVNGAFVEGFVTLRGTDVPTLTIPYLGLYGDWSAAPVFDADRTGGTPHLYGNALVNAATGAPLGVNPLDSDRAALALIDPTAVDPSRAVVSPTRYDVSNVRVQTLTGMLRSADQLNYRLVRDADHNVIRSYDDAQTRKSSYNSRVGDVLYGEAFLNPAPVFGAFGADGTELQPGRYTIEQTATTAGPTPAEHHHEASFTYDNTPAVIEKAELVGTGDDQALSIVVSDDTWIAAFDLQEYPGAGYFSRTLGAEPVRTANGRNTFEATIPLRTIRSGWDYSESQLGTHRALPDSAVLYVWDYGLNAARPLPITLQESPLTGIRVTTSDVSLAPGQTMRLDAEVQPSNAVPADLSWSSADDRIATVDADGTAHGVAAGTTTITVTATPTAGGDAVSATVDVTVADVSEENGIVVRPETLVITEKAHGSLQALLAPSLRDRPVTWRSDDETIASVDADGTVTGAAVGRTRVTAATSRTDGTEVSASADVEVRQQDAADFVVRDGVLQGYTGTRSVISVPDGVREIGAGAFAQAGFTQIRLPASVERIGDDAFREMPLLERVEIEDDAAAGRASRLAWIGDNAFNRSMRLTYVDLPDTIAHLGVGVFSTTSLREVDLPASLTVVPERAFNGTTRLERVGFGDAVTEIGPYAFGQALVLTHVSLPTALRTIGEGAFISTRLRELTLPAATETVGAGAFSGAPLRTLDLGAVREVGTQAFTQTALTSLVLPDTLRVVGRAAFAHNRDLQSVTVGRNIEAGALVGVFAANADGAANPSLREFIVPDDAVSYSARGGLLYDKSGETLVAYPAVHLVDGAIVVPEGTRRIAAFAGYGVPATSLRLPDGLVTIGANALQQTRIAEFVAPDSLREIERGAFSGSAALTRLALGHVQSIGDFAFADAERLTDVDLGDALVEIGAYAFQANTSLASFVTPDSVRTVGESALLNSTALLRVHFGAGVASIGENALTGLPRLRELTVASGTTPPTSLMRTCCTGASPTASI
- a CDS encoding DEAD/DEAH box helicase, producing the protein MTSTAALTELLPAGATADAAYDGFVAWATGRGLTLYPAQDEAVIELVSGANVILSTPTGTGKSLVAIAAHAVCLAAGGRSYYTAPIKALVSEKFFALVEVFGAQNVGMVTGDSSVNPDAPIVCCTAEILANIALRQGADAAVDQVVMDEFHYYGDPDRGWAWQVPLLLLPRAQFLLMSATLGDVTDIARDLERRTGRPVALVTGVERPVPLHFSYERRPVHEVLTMLVDEREVPVYIVHFAQAAALERAQALASVTLTTRAQRDEIAEAIGGFRFTTGFGKTLSRLVRAGIGVHHAGMLPRYRRLVETLAQRGLLRVICGTDTLGVGINVPIRTVMITALSKYDGTKMRQLSAREFHQVAGRAGRAGYDTHGNVVVMAPEWEIENAVALAKAGDDAAKRKKIVRKKAPTGVVNWGEGSYERLIAAPPEPLVPQLKLTAAMLINVIARGGDVFGNVQSLVFDNHEPRARRYGLARRAIAIFRTLVDAGIVEIDRGGASGPRIALTVDLQPNFALNQPLSPFALAAIELLSPDDDVPPGGGAVAGRGLGVHNSGEVGADPSADADSGRSEPSFRSYEQGAAATTGTGTGHYALDVVSVIESTLDDPRAILSQQEFKARGEAVAAMKRDGIEYEERMALLEAITHPKPLAELLAQSFEVFASSQPWVRDFELSPKSVVRDMFERAMSFAEYVSFYQLQRSEGLVLRYLSDAYRAIRQTVPADARTDDLLDVIEWLGELVRQVDSSLVDEWAALIDPNAHLPEDGAPVVPPAPPSILTNERAFTVLVRNELFRRVQLAARQDDDALVALDPGIDWPGILDRYYDEHDEILTGGPARSPRLCLIDRSDAGAAGIWRVEQVIDDPAGDHDWRIRAEVDLAASVDEGTAVVRVLEVLRL
- a CDS encoding glycoside hydrolase family 3 N-terminal domain-containing protein, translated to MIAGLAGCAASGPVPGPSTSAPTASPTPTPTPTPSPTVDPIAGLSLEQRVGQLFMVGTQVASASPETLSAVADRHAGSIFLHGRTDGATSDVAAVVAQFTTLADTPAGTGPTGGIPLWVATDQEGGEVQVLQGPGFDDMPYAIRQADQSAAQLQTSATTWGRQLAAAGVTMNLAPVADIVTSADTRFDNAPIGAMGRQYGYDAATVEAKAGAFAAGMRAAGVMPTFKHFPGLGHVTGNTDVTADVVDTTVTSGGPDVTEYGPLTRSGPAVVMVSSAIYQNIDPSGPAVFSPDVVGLLRSTVGFGGVIMTDDVSAAVAVQDRSPADRAVGALSAGVDLVLVSADPSVFAPMYDAVLAKAQSDPAFAQRVDDAARRVVAAKAARL